In Lathyrus oleraceus cultivar Zhongwan6 chromosome 2, CAAS_Psat_ZW6_1.0, whole genome shotgun sequence, the DNA window AAAAGATTAATTTTAGCAATCCctaacataaaatatattattaaaaataatcaatattatataattattttttgaaatatcacaaaaatgatttttattcaaaattatttaaaatagttttaaaattttaaatatctttgttttaaattttaatatataaaataatGAAATATTTTAAATAACATTTGTTAAATATCTAGTTAGATACCCGTGCGGTCATACAGATAAATTTATTTGATACgatataaaatatatttagatTTGTATctaaatttaaaattaattattacttttaaaataaataataattatataaattcaattatattaaaatataaaaaagGGAATGTGAGATGAAAGAAAAtataatatttaatatttaaaaacaaagattttatcttttaaattaatataattattgattaaaataaaataaatattatactGATCCGTAAAATATAAAGTTTATTTGATACATTTATTTTCATATGTAAATTTAAAATAACTTATATAAttgtaaaataaaaaataattacatatatttaattttattaaataatcataaaaaaaataaaaaaataactcaagagaaaagaaagaaagaaaataatattttaatattttaaaataagaattttattttttaaattaagataaatttattaattacaataaaatattaatttatatgATAACAAAATTTATTCGAAAGGTATAAAATACATATAAAGTTTTCTTTAAAAAAGTTCTATGCAAACTTGTTTTATAACAAAAATATGTGATAGGTTTTGTTTTCTTCTCCATTTCATCATCAGTTCCGCTAACCTGATTGAATTGAGTCTAGGGTTTcaaaggaaaagaagaagaaaaatccGATAAACACAAGCTGCAGAAAAACTTAGATCGGAAAAGAGAAAATGAGAGGAATCGGAGGACCCCTTTTATGCATCGGAGATCTCCTCAGCGACGTCGGAGAAGAAAATGAAGATGGAGGAACAACCTCTTCCTCCTATCATCCCTCTTCTAATCCTTCTTCTCTTTCAgatctcaacaacaacaaccaaccACTTCCTGACCTCACCAAACTCTTTCAGGAAAACTACTATCACCTTAACGAAGCTCTCAATGCTACCGATCATTCTTGGACTTCTCTCACTTTGAAGGTTCCTTTTCCTCTCTTCATCTTTATTATTATAGCTTTAATTTCTATAGAAACCGACTCTATAATTTTTTTACATATGCATCTAATTTTACCATTTTGACGATTGAGAATGCTATACATATATGATCTCTTATGTTTGTGCACACAATGTAGATTAAATTATTTACTTTAGAAATGGTGTTAAAAAAACTGCGAAAGTGGCGGAGTAGAAGAGTAATTTTTTTTTTGCCTGAAATGATTTTTAGGTAGATCAGGTGAACTCATAGCATCACTGATTTTAATCAATAGCGGATTGAGTGTTTGCCTTGGTTTTGATGTTCTTGGTATTTGTCTTTTGTTTTCTCTTGGCGGAGTCTGATCTATTGATGATGTTTCCGACGGGTTGCGCTCTAACCTAAACCCTAGAGGGTGGGTCTTTAGTTGTTTGGGTGCTTTTTTTTTTCGCCTTTTAGTTTTGGGTTGTTGTTTAGGTTGGTTATGGCGTTATTTTTCCATttggattttgattttttttttttgtattcTTAGTAGTCCACATGGAACTTGTGCTTTGGGATTATTTGTATTTTAGTGGTTTTCATCTTTCttattaatatattatattacCATTAATGAAAAAAAAACTTTAGAATAGT includes these proteins:
- the LOC127118901 gene encoding uncharacterized protein LOC127118901 produces the protein MRGIGGPLLCIGDLLSDVGEENEDGGTTSSSYHPSSNPSSLSDLNNNNQPLPDLTKLFQENYYHLNEALNATDHSWTSLTLKLCTSLDTANKLVQCTNSNVASLLEKVEELEKIVKRGDSAIAATKAFYVAPENNSNSFK